Part of the Desulfobacterales bacterium genome, CAATCTTTTCTAAAGTTCGAATTGCAGCATCATCATCACCAAAGTCAAGGGAAATGCCGTCTGTGTGAGTGGTGTTGACGAGGCCCTTTTCAAAGCATTCCATCAGGAAGCTGATGGTAAGGCCTGCGGAGATGGTGTCGACACCGTTTTCATCGCATATCTGACCGGCGGCAACAATCGCGTCGAATTTATCGATGCCGCAGTTGGATCCGAATGCATACATGGTTTCATATTCGGGACCGTCGGCCTGGGCGCCTTTATAGGGGCCATCATTGATCCGGATAAAATGCGAGCAAGGATTGGGGCAAAAAGGCCCGCAGGCGATATTTTTTCGCGGCCATTTATCCTTGTTAAGGGTCGGGGCGATATCGGCCAGTTTTTTTTCTTCAAATGATCCGCTTTGCCAGTTCCGGGTGGGTAGCATGCCGTTCCGATTCATCCAGGGCATATCCTCGCCGGTACCAAAGGAATGGCGGCGTTGGGCCCATTCCCGATTGTCGTCCAGGCCCTTTCTGGCTTTTTGTAGAAGCGTTTTAAATTTTACAGAATCGATCGGTGGGATTTTCCGGCTTCCGGAAATAATGATCCCTTTCAATTTCTTGGCGCCCATGACACATCCGGCCCCGCCGCGGCCAAAGGCCCGATAGGTTTTACCGTCATTCATGACGGACGCATATTTAATAAGTTTTTCACCCCCCGGGCCGATGGCGGCGGTAGCGGCTGTGCGGTTTCCGCTTTCCTTCAGCATGATATTCTGAGATGCGAGTGTTTTTTCTCCCCAGAGGTGCATTGCACTTATGAATTCAACCTGATCATCAACAATATTGAGATAAACGGGATCCTGCGATTGTCCCTTTATCATGATGGCCATATACCCGGCCTTGCGAATGGTGTGTCCCAATTTGCCGCTGCTGACCGAGTAAAGATAAAGATGGGTAAGCGGAGATTTGGTGGTGAGCACGACTTTCGGGCTAAAGGGCGTCGGCAGCCCTTGTGAAATCCCCACAGTGAAAATTAATGGATTTTCCGGAGACAGCGGATCCACTCCGGCCGCAGTATGTTGATACAACAGGTAAGCGCCAAGGCCCCGGCCCCCCAGGTAATCCGTTAAAACGTTTTCCGGGATAGGGTGGATTTGAAATTTCCTTCTGGTTAAATCAATTGTGAGAATATTGCCGGCGGGAAATAGCGGATCGGGCATAACGGATCATCCTAATTGAAGAAAAAAAGTAAAACCCTTTTAAAACACGTTGCAACATCAGGACCGGATTGTATCCCTTGTGATGAACAAATTGCGTTGGGAAAGGATCAGTCAAGGCAATTTGCTTAAATAATAATCCCAAACCTTGTTGATGATGCTTCCTTTTAGCAGGGCAGCCTGACCTTCTTCCTGTTCTTCGTCTGAAAGGGGTTCCGGATCCCCGGCATGATATGCTTCCAGGAGTCGCTGGGCGTTTTTTTCGAAATAAATACTCAAAAAGAAGAGCGCCTTCACACTTTCGGCAACGACCACAGATCCATGCCCGCGGATGATTACCACCTTGGCCTTTCCCAGCGCCATTGCCAGGCTGTCACCACGGGAGGCGGTGTTGACATGCCGGGCATCTTCGTAGATGGGGATGCCGTCGGCGAACAGGGTGCCTTGAAAAATGGCCGGGAAAATCGGCTGCCGGGCAATGCTGAGGCTGATCACCGCCGGGGAGTGCAGGTGAGCGACGGCATGGATGTCTTTTCTGGCCTGATAAATGGATGAATGTATGTGGGTTTCGGACGGCAGCCGGACACCCGCCTGGACTGCAGTGGCGTCCATATTTGCTTCTACGATATCGTCGGGCCCAACTTCCAGCCGGCTTTTTCCGTGAGAATTAATCAGAAATAAATCTTCATTGACACGGCAACTGACATGACCGCTGAAATCGATCAGGTGATTTGCCTCCAGCAGGCGACAGCAGCGTGCGACTTGGGATTTTAACTCATTCATATTTTAGTACTTTTTTAGAAAACCTG contains:
- a CDS encoding aldehyde ferredoxin oxidoreductase family protein, coding for MPDPLFPAGNILTIDLTRRKFQIHPIPENVLTDYLGGRGLGAYLLYQHTAAGVDPLSPENPLIFTVGISQGLPTPFSPKVVLTTKSPLTHLYLYSVSSGKLGHTIRKAGYMAIMIKGQSQDPVYLNIVDDQVEFISAMHLWGEKTLASQNIMLKESGNRTAATAAIGPGGEKLIKYASVMNDGKTYRAFGRGGAGCVMGAKKLKGIIISGSRKIPPIDSVKFKTLLQKARKGLDDNREWAQRRHSFGTGEDMPWMNRNGMLPTRNWQSGSFEEKKLADIAPTLNKDKWPRKNIACGPFCPNPCSHFIRINDGPYKGAQADGPEYETMYAFGSNCGIDKFDAIVAAGQICDENGVDTISAGLTISFLMECFEKGLVNTTHTDGISLDFGDDDAAIRTLEKIVMRDGAGYMWGEGTRRLAEQIAGSAAFAMHCKGLEMGGYEPRGFYGQALAFAINPKGGDHHAFGLPARSEAAAGTHKNITGKGVEIKKAAIDRIIGDSLVLCCFPRKITVPLYPDLIHALTGVDIDNQELSRIGWRILTVERLFNTREGLRRKDDTLPERLLKEPLPEGPNKGSMVPMEKLKDDAYAALGWEMDTGIPQKRLMDKLNIDI
- a CDS encoding class II aldolase/adducin family protein; this translates as MNELKSQVARCCRLLEANHLIDFSGHVSCRVNEDLFLINSHGKSRLEVGPDDIVEANMDATAVQAGVRLPSETHIHSSIYQARKDIHAVAHLHSPAVISLSIARQPIFPAIFQGTLFADGIPIYEDARHVNTASRGDSLAMALGKAKVVIIRGHGSVVVAESVKALFFLSIYFEKNAQRLLEAYHAGDPEPLSDEEQEEGQAALLKGSIINKVWDYYLSKLP